The window TTTAATTTTTACAAACAACTTTGGCTCTTCCTGAATCATAAATACTCTTACAGATTGAGTATCTACCACAAAATCCAAACCAGAAAGACAACATTCTTCTACTAGATCAGATACATTGCTAGTGATCAAAGACATATTAcatacttttctgctcaaagcatcggctgctgcattagactttcctggataatattttatttcgcaatcaaagtctttcaacaaGTCTAACCAAAgcctctgtctcatgttcagctctgcttgtgaaaagagatatttcaaacttttatgacaatatctcaaatttctcccCATACAAGcagtgacgccaaatctttaaggcAAAAACCACTGCTGCTAGTTCCAAGTCATGCACTGGGTATCTAGACTCATGTGGCATCAACTGTCGTGAAGCATTGGCAACCACACGGCCATGCTGCATTAACACACAATCTAGTCCTTGATCTGAAGCATTAGTGTGCACTGTAAATCCTCCTACACCTGATGGGATAGTCagaactggagcactagtcattCTATGCTTAAGTTCAACAAAACTAGACTCACATGCTTGTGACCAaataaatggtgcattcttttgtgtcagctGGGTAATTGACCTCGAAATCTGTGAGAATCCTTCAATAAATttgcgataatatcctgccaaacccataaaactacgctCCTCAGGAACTGATGTTGGTCTAGACCAATTGATGattgcctcaactttactcggatcaactgatataccaacACTTGAAATCACATGTCCAAGGAAAACCATTCTATCCAACCAAAAATCCCATtcggacaatttagcatacaactttCGGTTATCAAAATATGCAAAACAACTCTCAAATGCTCGACATGCTCAAATTCagattttgaataaataagaatatcatcaatgaagataaaaaaaaatgatctatatacctttgaaacacatggttcatcaaatccataaataccacaggtgcattggtcaacccaaaaggcataaccaaaaattcaaaatgctCATACCCGAtacgaaaagcagtcttaggcTTATCTGCCTCTCTAAATCTTAACTGGTGATATCcggatcttaaatcaatcttagaatatactgaagaaccctgcaactggtcaaagagatcatcaatccttggcaaatgatacttattctttactaTGGCTTTATTCAACTGTCTAAAATCGACACAAAGTCTCATaaacccatctttcttcttaacgaataaaaccggagcaccccaaggtgaaacacttgcTCTTATATATCCTTTAGCCAATAGATCCTCAAGTTGTTCCTTTAGTTCCTTCAGTTCAATTggcgccatcctataaggagctctagaaataggttgtgtacctggcatcaactcaatgttgaACTCAATCTCTCAGACTGGAGGAAAttctggaatctcatctggaaatacatctggaAATTCACTAACAATTGGAATATCTGCCAATTTAGGTACTGACCTCGAAATATCAATTGCATAAACCAAGAAACATTCTGCTCATTTCTgcaacaaacaagtcatgaacaaaacagatatcaaaggaatcttagctcgagaacccttaccatagaacGTCTAGTGATCTGTCATATCAGGCCTAAACTTAACAATCTTCTGAAAACAATCTATAGTAGCCCTGTATCTTGTCAACATGTCAATGCCAACtatgcagtcaaaatcagatatcTCCAATCCAATACAATAAAGTTCAATGACGTTATCCTCATAACAAAATTCACAACCACTTATCATTTCAGCTGACCTCATCACTTTGCCCAGTGGAGTAGAAATAGATAATGTAGATGATAATGGCATAGAATTCAACGAATGCAATGTGACAAAGTGCTCAGCTATGAAAGTATGTAATGCACCAAATCCATCAAAACATAAGCATGATAACTTGAgagaaaacaattacctgcaatcaaATTATCTGGAGCATTATGTGCCTCATCCTTAGTGAGTGCAAaaactcgggcctgctgtctaggtgGTTGTCCTCCCCTGTGGCTACCACTCTGTTTGTTATAATCTAACCGATTTGACTGATGATAATAATGAACTATAGGGGTCTGGCGGTTCTGGTGAGGTGTCTATCTCGATGATCCCCCACTCCGAGATATATCACTGCCACGGttaggacacactcgagcatagTGTCCCACCTGGTTACACAAGTGGCAAGCTCTCGAGACTCCTCTACATTGATCGGTATAATGTCTACCACCACACTGACCACAAATCGGGCCTGAATAACCAATgctctgaactgaaccagactgtcttgatccactagaactcgaaAAATTACTTTCATGCCTCTTAAGTTGCTTGCCTCTGGCCTTAAACTGCTCTCTTATGTTGCCACTGTTACCGCCACTATTACCATGTCTGAATTGTTGTCGATACTGTGGCTGTTGGTGTTGTTGCATATACTGAGAACCTTTTTGTCTAATGATTCAGATTTCAGCTCCCTTGGATAGATCAAGAGCCTCAGCAAAAGTATTAGACCTTCCACTatttaccaaggtaaagatatcaggattaagaccatttatgaagtGATCGGCCTTAGCTTCTTCATCAGatgctacatgaggagcaaatctcaGTAAATTCGAGAACTTAGCAACATAGTCCTCAATATTCAGATTTCTCCGCTTtaaatttgcaaactcggctcccctaTCTTTCTTGTAAGAGgtaggaaagaaacgctgataaaattcaaatttaaatatatccCAGGTAACAATCGTACCTCGACCCTCTAAAGCTTTCTTTGTCATGATCCACCAACTCTTAGCAACATCTAATAACTGATGAACAACTAACTTGATTCTACGATCGTCTGGATACTCAAGAGATTCAAATAATTGATCCATATTCTCcaaccagttctcacaatctAACGCATTCTCTATACCCTTCAACATCGGTGGGTGCAAAGACTGAAATCTGGCTAACagtatctccatcggagtcggaGTTATATCCATCTGAGTAGGAGTAGCACTGCCATGATCTTGTGCCACTGGTATGTTCTGTCTAGGTCTACCATGACCTCTACCTCAAGTAGCCATGTCTGATATAAAATAGATCAAAAACAGATAAAATCACGATAACACAATCATCTCAATCTTGTATCAATCATCTCTGGATCTCGAGACTTAATAATCtcaaaaatctcgaataaaaatcaacaatatAATATTTCAATTATAATCATGTATTTAACATTATGGCACAATGAAAATGCTAACAAATATATAACATGATCAAGAAATTCGaactgactcgatctaccctgtTCCCAAATAtattacgctctgataccacttaatgTGGATCCCCCGGGTTCGAtatctaatactaataattataattgtaaCAAACCAAATGATTGAGTAAAATACATAATCTGTGGTTcacaaatccacataaacaacgtcaaaataatttaaaagtatcaaatgtttgaaatataagTTTTAACATGCCAAATAAACTAGTGAACTAAAGtaattcaaaacatcatcaaatagctcctaagacccgagaatcccactctaactcgtatcttCTCGCTTGGAGCTagactctggcatcccaagaCTCGACTCACCTAacgtcaagcacatgaaaacaagaggtagccgacGTGCCGGTAAGTATAAACCCAGTATaatacaatcaataacataggAGAATTAAAATTAACAATTAGTTCATATGAAATTAATAAAGACGCATTATGCATGATCAGAAGatgtgggctatcaataaatctcaagatcaagtgaatcatctggtcatagggtacccaagggaaGAGAATCCCCcagcaacatccaccgactcGTCCGCTCGGGGTAGGGTGCTGTGTTTTACAATCCCAggactatggtgcgcctatagagagtgttcgggtcatagcagcgacctccggattcactatgccaactcaactatagtctcatacgtccaacaaatcaataaatcaaggcgacctccgccatatcaaatctgaatcgataAGTGACTCAATATGTAATGTGATGATgaaaatcaatatcatcatctcaatatcataaacTCATCTCAAGATAACAATCATCATCAATTCACAAGTAATTCATCGAACCAtagaattttcaatttaaaataaaaatgatacttttatctcgtatgttaccgaccgtAATATACAT is drawn from Primulina eburnea isolate SZY01 chromosome 10, ASM2296580v1, whole genome shotgun sequence and contains these coding sequences:
- the LOC140842966 gene encoding uncharacterized protein encodes the protein MDITPTPMEILLARFQSLHPPMLKGIENALDCENWLENMDQLFESLEYPDDRRIKLVVHQLLDVAKSWWIMTKKALEGRGTIVTWDIFKFEFYQRFFPTSYKKDRGAEFANLKRRNLNIEDYVAKFSNLLRFAPHVASDEEAKADHFINGLNPDIFTLVNSGRSNTFAEALDLSKGAEI